A section of the Eublepharis macularius isolate TG4126 chromosome 1, MPM_Emac_v1.0, whole genome shotgun sequence genome encodes:
- the LOC129329144 gene encoding intelectin-1-like, whose product MRPLALLLLLSAFAPKAELCSSDSCINLLKQDILNLLAKWEGSSCLPNSPQKNLPQSCKQIKDSQQEATDGLYFLQTGDGEVYQTFCDMTTNGGGWTLVASVHENNMYGKCTVGDRWSSQQGNNPNCPEGDGNWSNNSTFGSAVASTSDDYKNPGYYDLAAKDLAIWHVPNKTPMKEWRDTSLLRYRTETGFLAAEGGNLLRLYQKYPVKFGIGSCLANNGPAVPVVYDVGNAPKTAGYYSPNGRNEFVAGFIQFRVFNHEKAAMALCAGVKVTGCNTEHHCIGGGGYFAEAAPRQCGDFASFDWDGYGTHRGWSASKEITESVVLIFYR is encoded by the exons ATGAGGCCACTTGCTCTCCTGCTTCTGCTCTCTGCTTTCGCCCCAAAGGCTGAACTGTGTA GCAGTGACAGTTGCATCAATTTACTGAAGCAGGACATCCTCAACCTTCTAGCGAAATGGGAAGGGTCTTCCTGCCTTCCAAACTCTCCACAGAAGAATCTGCCTCAAAGCTGCAAACAAATCAAGGATTCCCAACAAGAAGCCACAG ATGGGCTGTATTTCCTGCAGACGGGAGATGGTGAGGTCTACCAAACCTTCTGTGACATGACCACCAATGGAGGAGGTTGGACTCTGGTGGCCAGTGTCCATGAGAACAACATGTATGGGAAGTGCACTGTGGGGGATCGTTGGTCCAGCCAACAAGGGAACAACCCCAACTGCCCAGAAGGAGATGGAAACTGGTCCAATAACTCCACCTTTGGGTCAGCCGTGGCCTCAACCAGTGATGATTACAAG AATCCTGGCTATTATGACCTGGCAGCAAAAGATCTGGCTATATGGCATGTTCCCAACAAAACTCCAATGAAAGAATGGCGGGACACCTCCCTCCTGAGGTATCGCACTGAAACTGGGTTCTTGGCTGCAGAAGGAGGTAACCTTCTCCGGCTTTACCAG AAATACCCAGTGAAATTTGGAATTGGCAGTTGCCTAGCTAACAATGGCCCAGCGGTGCCTGTTGTCTACGATGTGGGCAATGCCCCGAAGACAGCCGGATATTACTCTCCAAATGGGCGGA ATGAATTTGTTGCTGGCTTCATTCAGTTCCGAGTGTTCAATCATGAGAAAGCAGCCATGGCTCTCTGCGCTGGGGTTAAAGTCACCGGATGCAACACAGAACAT CACTGTATTGGCGGAGGAGGATATttcgcagaagcagctcctcggCAGTGTGGGGACTTCGCCAGCTTTGACTGGGATGGATATGGGACTCACCGTGGCTGGAGCGCTTCTAAAGAGATAACTGAATCTGTTGTACTGATCTTTTACCGTTGA